A genome region from uncultured Methanobrevibacter sp. includes the following:
- a CDS encoding ribosome biogenesis/translation initiation ATPase RLI, with product MTRISILDKDRCQPKKCDYLCINYCPGVRMDEDTIVIDENTKKPLISEELCEGCGICTNRCPFDAITIINLPEAAGEPIHRFGQNQFELFGLPSLEEGTVLGLLGQNGIGKSTIMNILSGNLIPNFGDYENQPENWDNVIEYYKGSALQKYFKDLSEGNIKTILKPQMVDQLPKVVKGKVKDLLSNVNERDKLEYVTKELQLENVLDRKMENLSGGELQRVAIAATVLREGDFYYFDEPTSWLDVSQRLNAVKVIRSLAEEGKSVLVIEHDLATLDALSDNIHILYGTPGGYGVVSGRKGVRLGINAYIKGFLAEENVRIRRNPIEFTIRPPTPEDEGDPLASYTDLSKDYDGFKLTADEGEIFYDEIVTAFGSNGIGKTTFAKMLAGVEDPTTGEVDEEVTIAYKPQYIVTNFEGSVSDFLYMNAPSFGSKIFESEIMNPLSLNELLDKPVKGLSGGELQRLAIAATLAKDAEIYLFDEPTAFLDVEQRLIAARVIRKLVESRNAASLIVDHDIVFIDYISDRAMVFDGTPGLNGHASKPTDLRNAMNEFLGNLNITFRRDKETKRPRVNKLDSYKDREQKEKGEYYYLSD from the coding sequence ATGACTCGTATTTCAATTTTAGATAAAGACAGATGTCAGCCTAAAAAATGTGATTATCTTTGCATCAATTACTGCCCGGGAGTTAGGATGGATGAAGACACCATAGTAATTGATGAGAACACTAAAAAGCCGTTGATATCTGAAGAATTATGTGAAGGGTGCGGTATTTGTACAAACAGGTGCCCGTTTGATGCAATTACAATTATTAACTTACCGGAAGCAGCAGGTGAACCTATTCACCGCTTTGGACAAAACCAGTTTGAACTGTTTGGCCTCCCATCTCTAGAAGAGGGAACTGTTTTAGGTCTTTTAGGTCAGAATGGTATCGGTAAATCCACAATAATGAACATATTGTCAGGAAATCTTATACCTAACTTTGGAGACTATGAAAATCAGCCTGAAAACTGGGACAATGTAATTGAATATTATAAAGGCTCAGCACTTCAGAAATACTTCAAAGATTTGTCTGAAGGCAACATTAAAACAATATTAAAGCCTCAAATGGTAGACCAACTTCCAAAAGTTGTAAAAGGCAAAGTTAAAGACCTGCTTTCAAATGTTAATGAAAGAGACAAGCTTGAATATGTTACAAAGGAACTGCAGCTTGAAAACGTGCTTGACCGGAAAATGGAAAATCTGAGTGGAGGAGAACTTCAAAGAGTAGCAATAGCTGCAACAGTACTTAGAGAAGGTGATTTCTACTACTTTGACGAACCTACATCATGGCTTGACGTATCACAAAGACTAAACGCTGTAAAAGTAATCAGATCCCTTGCTGAAGAAGGAAAAAGTGTTTTGGTTATTGAGCACGACCTTGCAACTTTAGACGCATTATCAGACAATATACATATTTTATACGGTACACCAGGAGGATACGGTGTAGTATCCGGAAGAAAAGGTGTCAGATTAGGTATCAATGCATACATCAAAGGATTTTTAGCAGAAGAAAATGTAAGAATCAGAAGAAATCCTATTGAATTCACCATAAGACCGCCAACCCCAGAAGATGAAGGAGATCCTCTTGCAAGTTATACTGACCTGAGCAAAGATTATGACGGATTTAAATTAACTGCTGATGAGGGAGAAATCTTTTACGATGAAATTGTAACTGCATTCGGTTCAAACGGTATTGGAAAAACAACCTTTGCAAAAATGCTTGCAGGAGTCGAAGACCCAACAACAGGCGAAGTTGATGAAGAAGTCACAATAGCTTACAAGCCACAATATATCGTTACCAACTTCGAAGGAAGCGTAAGTGACTTTTTATACATGAACGCCCCTAGTTTTGGAAGCAAAATCTTTGAAAGCGAAATAATGAATCCCCTATCATTGAATGAATTGCTTGACAAACCCGTCAAAGGATTAAGTGGAGGAGAACTTCAAAGATTAGCTATTGCTGCAACACTTGCAAAAGATGCTGAAATTTATCTTTTCGACGAACCGACCGCATTTTTAGATGTTGAACAAAGACTGATTGCTGCAAGAGTAATCAGAAAACTGGTTGAAAGCAGAAATGCAGCGTCATTAATCGTTGACCACGATATAGTATTTATCGACTACATCTCAGACAGGGCGATGGTATTTGATGGAACCCCAGGTTTAAACGGTCACGCATCAAAACCAACCGACCTTAGAAATGCAATGAATGAATTTTTAGGAAATCTCAATATTACATTTAGAAGAGATAAAGAAACAAAACGTCCACGTGTTAACAAACTTGACAGTTACAAAGACCGTGAACAAAAAGAAAAAGGAGAATATTATTACTTATCCGATTAA
- a CDS encoding putative zinc-binding protein, with protein sequence MNDKIALVSCSGLSPLGLVVRAASVELALENENIVAACITEYSAQPNNCSPILDDAKIVTVTGCADDCAAVILKEKEVNAIKNISADAVVKTYDLNPLDAVRLDDDGEKAVEVLKRFILKELENI encoded by the coding sequence ATGAATGACAAAATAGCTTTAGTGTCTTGTAGTGGATTAAGCCCGTTAGGTTTGGTAGTTCGTGCAGCTAGCGTTGAACTTGCGCTGGAAAATGAAAACATTGTTGCGGCTTGTATAACAGAATACTCTGCTCAGCCAAATAACTGCTCACCTATTCTGGATGATGCAAAAATAGTTACAGTAACAGGATGCGCTGACGACTGTGCTGCTGTTATTTTAAAAGAAAAAGAGGTTAATGCAATTAAAAACATTTCAGCGGATGCTGTTGTTAAAACTTATGATTTAAATCCTTTGGATGCTGTCAGATTGGATGATGATGGTGAAAAAGCAGTTGAAGTATTAAAAAGATTTATTTTAAAAGAATTGGAAAATATTTAA
- a CDS encoding DUF362 domain-containing protein, producing the protein MRFRYHQPIPNFYKIENPHHPKTTISDDFLNEFVEIAVESQFAGLSYSKLSDEFKNEWDISWDNIIILKYHMSDEILKMNPSREKCKLMDEEFQEVGIKTFELADILRKNGFKADLINPLDDRVSLRAIALQSNDAVITRSNMCMFKEGLNLGFFMIQTSIENLPVKKENDMLWVKDYCSTCGVCIDRCPEKAFDDEGRFLRKLCTAHREGCSRCIDLCPFYKRGYEKVKKRYSRMKK; encoded by the coding sequence ATGAGATTTAGATATCATCAACCTATTCCTAATTTTTATAAAATAGAAAACCCTCACCATCCAAAAACCACTATTTCTGATGATTTTTTAAATGAATTTGTTGAAATTGCAGTTGAATCTCAATTTGCAGGATTGAGCTATTCTAAATTGAGTGATGAGTTTAAAAATGAATGGGATATCAGCTGGGACAATATTATTATTCTGAAATATCACATGTCTGATGAAATTTTAAAAATGAATCCTTCCAGGGAAAAATGCAAACTGATGGATGAAGAATTTCAGGAAGTTGGAATTAAAACATTTGAGCTTGCAGACATATTGAGAAAAAATGGCTTTAAGGCAGATTTAATCAATCCTTTGGATGACAGAGTAAGCCTAAGAGCAATTGCACTTCAGTCAAATGATGCGGTAATTACGAGAAGCAACATGTGCATGTTTAAGGAAGGATTGAATTTGGGATTTTTCATGATTCAAACTTCAATCGAAAATTTGCCTGTAAAAAAGGAAAATGATATGCTCTGGGTTAAAGATTACTGCTCAACATGTGGTGTTTGCATTGACAGATGTCCTGAAAAGGCTTTTGATGATGAAGGAAGGTTTTTAAGAAAATTATGCACTGCACACCGTGAAGGCTGCAGCAGATGCATTGATTTATGTCCTTTTTATAAAAGAGGTTATGAAAAAGTTAAAAAAAGATATTCGAGGATGAAAAAATGA